The following coding sequences lie in one Bifidobacterium sp. ESL0690 genomic window:
- a CDS encoding LacI family DNA-binding transcriptional regulator: MEADIQTVADKAGVSISTVSRTFTRPDLVSAKTRKKVMEIAENLDFSVSRSAASLKSGQSFRVALLTNDGIPTWFNSHIFAGLDSVLHPAGYDISVFILANIKERQAFFENLPVRRNVDAVVVNSFDIDPSEVSRLGSMHVPVIGISVPSNKGFDATVSIDDRKAMHIAVNHLVALGHKVIGYVGETANGSHMHYSTDSRLQGFQEACKDHPSVIPQVMLFNHDENLIDAAINGILTADPAPTAVCFVRDEVALPVLYRIRRFGREIPRDLSIIGFDDVNLSKQTGLTTLHQDPYLLGATAARKTLDAMNHEQEKRSAQPGKDTPKGDQPSEIDNPYITFPIQLMLRDTTATPRTL; the protein is encoded by the coding sequence ATGGAAGCAGATATACAAACCGTAGCCGACAAGGCAGGCGTCTCCATTTCCACTGTCTCGCGAACATTTACCAGACCCGATCTCGTTTCAGCCAAAACCCGCAAAAAGGTCATGGAAATTGCCGAAAATCTCGACTTCAGCGTTTCCCGTTCGGCTGCGTCATTAAAAAGCGGGCAATCATTCCGAGTTGCGTTGCTGACCAATGACGGCATACCCACATGGTTCAATTCTCACATTTTCGCGGGGCTCGATTCGGTTCTGCACCCGGCCGGCTACGACATTTCCGTTTTCATACTTGCCAACATCAAAGAAAGGCAGGCGTTTTTCGAAAACCTTCCCGTTAGACGCAATGTCGACGCCGTTGTGGTCAATTCATTCGATATTGATCCCTCCGAGGTCTCACGTTTGGGAAGCATGCACGTTCCGGTCATAGGAATCAGCGTACCTTCGAATAAAGGATTTGATGCCACGGTAAGCATCGATGATCGCAAAGCAATGCATATCGCCGTCAATCATCTGGTAGCCCTCGGCCACAAGGTTATCGGATATGTTGGCGAAACGGCAAACGGCAGCCACATGCATTACAGCACCGATTCGCGTTTGCAAGGTTTCCAAGAGGCCTGCAAAGATCATCCAAGTGTAATACCGCAAGTCATGCTATTCAATCACGACGAAAATCTTATCGATGCCGCAATCAACGGGATCCTTACCGCTGACCCTGCTCCCACCGCAGTATGCTTCGTTCGAGACGAAGTGGCTTTACCGGTACTGTATCGGATTCGACGATTTGGCAGAGAAATACCGCGAGATCTTTCGATAATCGGATTTGACGACGTGAATCTTTCGAAGCAAACCGGATTGACGACGCTGCATCAGGACCCATATCTCCTAGGCGCAACTGCGGCACGCAAGACCCTTGACGCGATGAATCACGAACAAGAGAAACGCTCTGCACAACCGGGAAAAGATACGCCCAAAGGCGACCAACCCAGCGAAATTGACAACCCATATATCACTTTCCCGATCCAATTAATGCTACGCGACACAACTGCGACGCCCAGAACACTCTAA
- a CDS encoding sugar-binding domain-containing protein — MKQIDIDTGWSVLQDVHDEGEYLKLYNDPDLTDIGPQISQWEPIEALKHLQLLFAQHPYWGRELRYFNEAPWWYRNIITLNEETDTNRYTLRFTNVDYYAKVWFNGKLVACHEGYSLPFECDVTPFVHHGDNTLIVKVWSPWDPSVRDNASQERTHLVERQLIKGTYEHSDGLIARDVNPVGIYGNVCLIKQQESFLTGETRISTTLDGSTGKVTLKGRLIGPEASLTLSITAPDGSSVRKEQYQVNGDFEISMTLNDALPWWPWDQGEQNLYTLRLSIDGNENLCRKIGFRTVELIRTHNQTQFRINGLPFYVRGTSYFPDVYLSAMNKARYERDIKAIKAAGFNLIRVHVHVENPEFYDLCDRVGIVIIQDSEYNWTQPKSEDWERRFITIFRDTVAVLDRHPSIICWICLNEPGCDDMVQGTQSYAMTTSPGPQIYKVITEFDRTRPAIKGSFCSDDIYSGDSHNYCGSLEAPDKPYTDIDGTREKLNTEFGFDAPGAAANLESVGLPSRITQELTKLTPSLQHYQSRLTKYYIEHYRCQKNRPNWGYVQFMFIDLCPQSFYGLLDWKGTPKPAYNELKAINQPIGVFFEQTAHCIKSIKAVNDSNRILANVEVSWKIVDRDAGTKAESHTTITLGNGDVTDVSTLDITDNGHRWDAELCLQDLSGTVIAKNTYTDIFNHPQHPKGHPNRISHEYGIRLYSI; from the coding sequence ATGAAACAAATTGACATCGATACCGGCTGGTCCGTTCTTCAGGACGTCCACGATGAGGGAGAATACCTGAAGTTGTATAACGATCCCGATCTCACGGATATCGGCCCTCAAATCTCGCAATGGGAACCGATCGAGGCCCTCAAACATCTTCAGCTGCTGTTTGCACAGCACCCTTACTGGGGCAGGGAATTACGCTATTTCAATGAAGCGCCCTGGTGGTACCGCAATATCATCACGCTCAACGAAGAGACAGACACCAACCGCTACACCCTTCGCTTCACCAATGTTGACTACTATGCAAAAGTCTGGTTCAACGGGAAACTGGTGGCCTGCCATGAAGGGTATTCCCTGCCTTTTGAATGCGACGTGACACCTTTTGTACACCACGGAGACAACACGCTCATCGTGAAAGTTTGGTCTCCTTGGGACCCGAGTGTCAGAGACAACGCGTCGCAGGAACGTACGCACCTCGTTGAACGCCAGCTCATCAAAGGCACCTACGAACACTCTGATGGACTGATAGCCCGAGACGTGAATCCGGTAGGAATATACGGAAACGTCTGCCTCATAAAGCAACAGGAATCATTCCTTACGGGTGAGACCAGAATCTCGACAACACTGGATGGCAGTACAGGAAAAGTAACGTTAAAGGGACGGTTAATAGGCCCAGAAGCTTCCTTGACCCTATCCATCACAGCACCGGATGGCTCTTCAGTAAGAAAAGAGCAATACCAAGTCAATGGGGATTTCGAAATTTCCATGACATTGAACGATGCGCTGCCATGGTGGCCGTGGGACCAAGGCGAACAGAATCTCTATACGCTTCGTCTGTCAATAGATGGCAATGAAAACCTGTGCCGAAAGATAGGCTTCAGAACGGTAGAGCTCATTCGTACCCATAATCAAACGCAATTCCGTATCAATGGACTGCCGTTCTACGTACGAGGCACCTCTTATTTCCCCGACGTCTACTTGTCCGCCATGAACAAGGCAAGGTACGAACGCGACATCAAAGCGATAAAAGCCGCAGGTTTCAACCTTATCCGCGTTCATGTCCATGTTGAAAATCCGGAATTCTATGACTTGTGCGACCGCGTGGGAATCGTCATCATCCAAGATTCGGAATACAACTGGACACAACCAAAATCCGAAGACTGGGAACGTCGGTTCATCACAATTTTCCGCGATACCGTCGCCGTGCTCGACCGGCATCCCTCGATTATCTGCTGGATCTGTCTCAATGAGCCGGGCTGCGACGACATGGTCCAAGGCACGCAGAGCTATGCCATGACGACAAGTCCCGGTCCACAAATCTACAAGGTCATCACCGAATTCGACAGGACAAGACCAGCAATCAAAGGCTCTTTCTGCTCAGATGACATTTATAGCGGCGACAGCCATAACTACTGCGGATCTCTCGAAGCTCCTGACAAGCCATACACCGATATCGACGGCACGAGAGAAAAATTGAACACGGAATTCGGCTTTGACGCTCCCGGGGCAGCGGCCAACTTGGAATCCGTTGGTTTGCCGAGCAGGATAACTCAGGAATTGACGAAGCTGACTCCATCTCTGCAGCATTATCAATCCAGACTCACCAAGTATTACATCGAGCATTATCGTTGCCAGAAAAACAGGCCGAATTGGGGCTATGTGCAGTTTATGTTCATCGATTTGTGCCCTCAAAGCTTCTACGGGCTGCTCGACTGGAAAGGGACGCCGAAGCCCGCTTACAACGAACTAAAAGCCATAAACCAACCAATTGGGGTATTTTTCGAGCAGACAGCCCATTGCATCAAAAGTATCAAGGCGGTCAACGATTCCAACCGCATTCTGGCCAACGTCGAAGTCTCGTGGAAGATTGTCGACCGGGATGCCGGAACGAAAGCCGAGAGCCACACAACCATAACTTTGGGTAACGGCGACGTAACCGATGTATCAACTTTGGATATCACCGATAACGGCCATCGTTGGGACGCAGAACTGTGCTTGCAGGATCTCTCCGGAACCGTTATTGCCAAGAATACGTATACAGATATATTCAACCATCCTCAGCACCCGAAAGGCCATCCAAACCGGATCAGCCACGAATATGGAATCAGGTTGTATTCGATATGA
- a CDS encoding nitroreductase family protein: MTESQNNLRTNETIETLLNRRSIRKFKPDTIDEQTVATLETVAQHAASSQYLQDWSAVRVEDQSLKDAIAEICNQTYVAEAPLLYLFVADEHRNAAIAKRKGVNVHSDEFTLNSSYRFTQAQNDAVLALHAMETAAYSLDLGCVILGSVLNNPRKLIELLHLPEFTYPVLGLAIGKPDQSPALKPRMERDDQFFADRYPADDAELLHGLKAFDDTVHKYYDLRNTSRPVDAFSDQIANNAVDTGVFSRSIKPVAEDQGFRFDR, encoded by the coding sequence ATGACTGAATCTCAAAATAATCTTCGCACCAACGAAACCATCGAAACGCTGCTGAACCGCCGTTCGATCCGCAAATTCAAGCCTGACACCATCGACGAACAGACCGTCGCCACGCTGGAAACCGTGGCCCAGCACGCCGCCTCAAGCCAGTATTTGCAGGACTGGTCGGCCGTGCGCGTGGAAGACCAAAGTCTCAAGGACGCCATCGCCGAAATCTGCAACCAGACCTACGTGGCTGAAGCGCCGCTGCTATACCTCTTCGTCGCCGACGAGCATCGCAACGCCGCCATCGCCAAGCGCAAGGGCGTCAACGTGCACTCCGACGAATTTACCTTGAACTCCAGCTACCGCTTCACCCAGGCGCAGAACGACGCCGTTCTCGCGCTGCATGCCATGGAAACGGCCGCGTATTCGCTGGACCTTGGCTGCGTGATCCTCGGTTCCGTTTTGAACAACCCGCGCAAGCTCATCGAACTGCTGCACCTGCCCGAATTTACCTACCCCGTGCTCGGCCTCGCCATCGGCAAACCCGACCAGTCGCCGGCGCTGAAGCCGCGCATGGAGCGCGACGACCAGTTCTTCGCCGACCGCTACCCTGCCGACGATGCTGAGCTGCTCCACGGACTCAAAGCTTTCGACGATACGGTCCACAAGTATTACGATCTGCGCAACACCTCGCGCCCGGTCGACGCTTTCAGTGACCAAATCGCCAACAATGCCGTCGACACCGGCGTCTTCAGCCGCTCCATCAAGCCGGTCGCCGAAGACCAAGGCTTCCGTTTCGACCGCTGA
- a CDS encoding aldo/keto reductase — translation MKYSEIGTSGVKASRVALGAMRMNAKSADEARKIVSTVLDGGVNFFDTADCYTAGESSRRLGQALKDVGVDRSKIYVQTKFGIYRDPANDEITRYDFSKDHLIAALDSELENLQTDYVDFVLLHRPDTLVELDGLAEAFNELQSSGKVRHFGVSNVNPMQVEMLQSALDQKLEVNQLQFGLGHTGMVQQEIHVNMQDAPSVDHDGGLISYSRLKKMTIQAWSPFQFGFFEGVFIDNPKFPELNEVLQRVADAHGVAKNAIAVAWILRHPAKMQVLLGSMTPSRLKEMMAGADVEITAQEWYDLYVAAGNDLP, via the coding sequence ATGAAATACAGCGAAATCGGAACGTCCGGCGTGAAAGCCTCGCGCGTGGCCCTCGGAGCAATGCGAATGAATGCCAAGAGTGCCGACGAAGCGCGCAAGATCGTGAGCACGGTGCTGGACGGCGGCGTGAATTTCTTCGATACCGCGGACTGCTATACGGCCGGCGAAAGCAGCAGGCGGCTCGGACAGGCGCTCAAGGACGTCGGCGTGGACCGCAGCAAGATTTATGTGCAGACGAAGTTTGGCATTTATCGCGATCCGGCGAACGATGAAATCACACGTTACGATTTTTCCAAGGATCATCTCATTGCTGCGCTTGACAGCGAACTGGAGAACCTGCAGACCGATTACGTCGATTTCGTGCTTCTGCATCGCCCCGATACGCTCGTCGAGCTCGATGGGCTGGCTGAAGCGTTCAACGAGCTGCAATCGAGTGGCAAAGTCCGTCATTTCGGCGTGAGCAACGTTAACCCAATGCAGGTCGAGATGCTGCAGAGTGCGCTCGACCAGAAACTCGAGGTCAACCAGCTGCAATTCGGTCTTGGACACACCGGCATGGTGCAGCAGGAAATTCACGTCAACATGCAGGACGCGCCGAGCGTCGACCATGATGGCGGGCTGATCAGCTACTCGCGCTTGAAGAAGATGACCATTCAGGCGTGGAGCCCGTTCCAGTTTGGCTTCTTCGAGGGCGTCTTTATCGACAACCCAAAGTTCCCCGAGCTCAATGAGGTGCTGCAGCGCGTTGCTGATGCTCATGGCGTCGCTAAGAACGCGATCGCCGTGGCCTGGATTCTGCGGCACCCAGCCAAGATGCAGGTGCTGTTGGGTTCGATGACCCCCAGCCGTCTCAAGGAGATGATGGCTGGCGCGGATGTCGAAATCACCGCTCAGGAGTGGTACGACCTCTACGTCGCCGCCGGCAACGATCTGCCGTAA
- a CDS encoding DUF4235 domain-containing protein, with amino-acid sequence MHARHSKTAIKEAGRENARNPETSEWDSFMPSKPSKPSGLSASSVPPVSSTLSNQTEASSVIDSAPTGGLDSGQSGNSNNASRSSEAPIPASSPSATSSFTLPSSSYQSAPASAPTSYESSPSSSSADHIVETLHRVDQKVETMRQHRLQDPDTLGDKIFKIVLPTVLGALAGKVFKTVWDSQVTNRHASAGNGAEEAQQQGFIASVIFAAASAAFGSIISTLGTRGSNALVTRRQNRRSRK; translated from the coding sequence ATGCACGCAAGACACAGCAAAACCGCGATAAAGGAAGCCGGCAGGGAAAACGCACGTAATCCCGAAACGTCAGAATGGGATTCGTTCATGCCGTCAAAGCCATCCAAACCTTCCGGACTTTCCGCGTCTTCGGTACCGCCCGTATCTTCCACGCTATCCAATCAGACCGAAGCCAGCTCCGTAATTGATTCCGCGCCAACCGGTGGTCTAGATAGCGGCCAATCCGGCAACAGCAATAATGCATCACGGTCTTCAGAGGCTCCGATTCCCGCATCCTCGCCATCCGCAACTTCCTCGTTCACGCTGCCCTCGTCTTCCTACCAGTCCGCGCCCGCATCCGCACCAACTTCATACGAATCTTCACCCTCGTCCTCATCGGCCGACCACATCGTCGAAACTCTCCATCGCGTCGACCAGAAAGTAGAAACCATGCGTCAACATCGCTTGCAAGACCCGGACACTCTGGGCGACAAAATCTTCAAAATCGTGCTGCCAACCGTTCTGGGAGCGTTGGCCGGCAAGGTATTCAAAACCGTTTGGGATAGCCAAGTCACCAACAGGCACGCTTCGGCCGGGAATGGGGCCGAAGAAGCCCAACAGCAAGGTTTCATCGCCAGCGTCATCTTCGCAGCGGCCTCGGCAGCGTTCGGCTCCATCATCTCCACGCTCGGTACGCGCGGTTCGAACGCGCTGGTCACCCGCCGGCAGAACCGACGCAGCAGGAAATAG
- a CDS encoding sugar ABC transporter permease produces the protein MVVPGVIFLFVFMTVPALMGMFYSLTDYRGYGGWNFIGFKNYAQLFTDPSVIHSYIFTIGFALLASILTNVISLLLAVCLTQNIRFRSFLRGVFFLPAVLATIVIGYVFNFIFSQVVTSVGKGLHNDFLSKSILGNSQWAWVAIVIVAVWQACAVTTVIYMTGIESISTDIYEAAKVDGANTVQTFWKITLPLVTPFVMVNMILQLKTQLQVFDLIVALTNGGPGTATQSISFLIYRNGFQGGQFAYQSANAVVYFLLILAISLIQMGVFGSKEEK, from the coding sequence ATGGTCGTGCCAGGTGTAATATTTCTTTTTGTTTTTATGACCGTCCCCGCATTGATGGGTATGTTCTACAGTCTGACCGACTATAGGGGATACGGGGGATGGAATTTCATAGGGTTCAAGAATTACGCCCAACTGTTTACCGACCCATCGGTAATTCATAGTTATATATTCACTATCGGTTTTGCGTTGTTGGCCTCGATTCTGACCAACGTCATCAGCCTTTTGCTTGCGGTCTGCCTGACGCAGAACATTCGGTTCCGCAGTTTCCTAAGAGGCGTGTTCTTCCTGCCGGCGGTGCTCGCCACCATCGTCATCGGCTATGTTTTCAACTTTATCTTTTCGCAGGTCGTTACCTCAGTCGGTAAAGGATTACATAACGATTTTCTCTCCAAAAGCATCTTGGGCAACAGCCAATGGGCGTGGGTCGCTATCGTGATTGTCGCTGTCTGGCAGGCTTGCGCGGTGACGACGGTCATTTATATGACAGGTATCGAGTCCATTTCAACCGATATCTATGAAGCGGCGAAAGTGGATGGCGCGAACACGGTCCAGACATTCTGGAAGATTACGCTGCCTCTGGTGACTCCGTTTGTCATGGTGAATATGATTCTCCAGCTGAAAACCCAGCTTCAGGTCTTTGATTTGATTGTGGCTCTTACCAATGGCGGGCCTGGAACCGCGACGCAATCGATTTCGTTCCTTATTTATCGCAACGGGTTCCAGGGCGGTCAATTCGCCTATCAATCGGCCAATGCAGTCGTTTATTTCCTGCTGATTTTGGCGATTTCGTTGATTCAAATGGGTGTGTTTGGCTCCAAGGAGGAGAAGTAA
- a CDS encoding histidine phosphatase family protein, whose translation MTNYLTSGEGASKPGYLVLMRHGQTAWSLIGRYTGWTDVPLNAEGRRQALAGGKRLREAFPDGFGRGHIFCSPLHRASETAQLAGYSDFETLDDLMEWDYGPAEGRKREEISAALGHDWCVWDEGPEMLPSSLQGDWVCTLPSSEKVNVHSGTGETVEATAVRARRVIEQVTPLILAGHNVLLVAHAHILRILTTQWLHADPHAGRLLRFDTAHHSVLGYYKNDPVIVRWNV comes from the coding sequence ATGACTAATTATCTTACTTCGGGCGAAGGAGCCTCGAAACCCGGTTACTTGGTATTGATGCGCCACGGGCAAACCGCGTGGAGTTTGATCGGACGGTATACGGGTTGGACGGATGTGCCGTTGAACGCGGAGGGACGGCGACAGGCGTTGGCTGGCGGCAAACGATTGCGCGAGGCGTTTCCCGACGGTTTTGGTCGCGGGCACATTTTCTGCAGTCCGCTGCATCGTGCCAGCGAAACCGCACAATTGGCGGGATATTCCGATTTTGAAACGCTGGATGATTTGATGGAATGGGATTACGGCCCAGCTGAAGGCCGCAAGCGTGAGGAGATCAGCGCGGCGCTGGGGCACGATTGGTGCGTATGGGACGAAGGCCCTGAAATGCTGCCGTCTTCTCTGCAGGGTGACTGGGTCTGCACGCTTCCCAGCAGCGAAAAAGTGAACGTCCACAGTGGTACCGGTGAAACCGTCGAGGCGACCGCCGTTCGCGCTCGTCGCGTCATCGAACAGGTGACGCCGCTGATTCTCGCCGGCCACAACGTCTTGCTCGTCGCGCACGCGCATATCCTGCGAATCCTTACCACGCAATGGTTACACGCCGACCCGCATGCGGGCCGCCTCCTGCGTTTCGACACTGCCCACCATTCGGTGCTTGGTTACTACAAAAACGACCCGGTCATCGTCCGCTGGAACGTGTGA
- a CDS encoding glycoside hydrolase family 13 protein, whose product MTANNSRDDWWKQAVVYQVYPRSFKDVNGDGLGDIAGITEKMDYLKTLGVDAIWLSPFYPSELADGGYDVIDYRNVDPRLGTMDDFDNMVAAAHGSGLKVIVDIVPNHTSNKHRFFQEALKAGRGSAARDRYIFREGRGKNGELPPNDWQSLFGGPAWERVDDGQWYFHIFAVEQPDVNWKNSDIHEEFKKTFRFWSDHGVDGFRIDVAHGLAKDFDSKSMEELGAEFSVQDQESHDGSSPMWDRPEVHDIYKEWRQVFNEYNPPRFAVAEAWVVPEHQHLYASTDELGQVFNFEFAKADWDVDQMRTAITEGLDSAARTNGSTSTWVMSNHDIPRNATRYGLPQVPSTDKHQIAKDWLLRDGKTYFENRTLGTRRARAAALMEMSLPGSVYIYQGEELGLFEVPDIPWDRLEDPNATNTKQAATDKGRDGCRVPLPWVADDEPKPAQWDKNFGEGATFGFSPATKADGTPAAAPHLPQPLWFKDFAADKEAADPTSMLTLYHAALKDRAELLTATGDHVSLDWLDMGDDVIAYTRPAVYQGSPTTFASITNFGAAPVALPKGRILLTSAELAADGGLPQDASAWLLLDK is encoded by the coding sequence ATGACCGCTAACAACTCGCGCGACGACTGGTGGAAGCAGGCCGTCGTCTATCAGGTCTATCCGCGCAGCTTCAAGGACGTCAACGGCGACGGACTCGGCGACATCGCCGGCATCACCGAAAAGATGGATTATTTGAAGACTCTGGGCGTGGACGCGATCTGGCTTTCGCCGTTCTATCCTTCCGAACTTGCCGACGGCGGCTACGACGTCATCGATTACCGCAATGTCGACCCGCGGCTGGGGACGATGGACGATTTCGACAACATGGTCGCCGCCGCGCACGGTTCCGGCCTCAAGGTCATCGTCGACATCGTGCCGAACCACACCTCCAACAAGCATCGTTTCTTCCAAGAAGCGCTCAAGGCCGGCCGCGGCTCGGCCGCCCGAGACCGTTACATCTTCCGCGAAGGACGCGGAAAGAACGGCGAGTTGCCGCCGAATGACTGGCAGTCGCTTTTTGGCGGCCCGGCCTGGGAACGCGTCGATGACGGCCAGTGGTATTTCCACATCTTCGCCGTCGAGCAGCCCGACGTCAACTGGAAGAACTCGGACATCCACGAAGAGTTCAAGAAGACCTTCCGCTTCTGGAGCGACCATGGCGTCGACGGCTTCCGCATCGACGTGGCTCACGGTTTGGCCAAGGACTTCGATTCCAAGTCGATGGAGGAACTGGGCGCGGAATTCAGCGTACAGGACCAAGAGAGCCACGACGGCAGCAGCCCAATGTGGGATCGGCCGGAAGTCCACGACATTTACAAGGAATGGCGTCAGGTCTTCAACGAGTACAATCCGCCGCGTTTCGCCGTTGCGGAGGCTTGGGTGGTTCCCGAGCACCAGCATCTTTACGCTTCGACCGACGAGCTCGGGCAGGTCTTCAACTTTGAGTTCGCCAAGGCCGACTGGGACGTCGACCAGATGCGCACGGCCATCACGGAAGGACTTGATTCCGCGGCCCGCACCAACGGTTCGACCTCCACTTGGGTGATGAGCAACCACGACATTCCGCGCAACGCCACGCGCTACGGGCTGCCGCAGGTCCCGTCGACCGACAAGCACCAAATCGCCAAGGACTGGCTGCTGCGCGACGGCAAGACTTACTTCGAAAACCGCACGCTCGGCACCCGTCGCGCACGCGCCGCTGCCCTGATGGAAATGAGTCTGCCAGGTTCCGTTTACATTTACCAGGGCGAGGAACTCGGGCTTTTCGAGGTGCCGGATATTCCTTGGGACCGTTTGGAAGACCCGAACGCGACAAATACCAAGCAAGCCGCCACCGACAAGGGGCGCGACGGTTGCCGCGTGCCGCTGCCGTGGGTTGCTGACGATGAACCCAAGCCGGCACAATGGGACAAGAACTTCGGCGAAGGCGCAACGTTCGGCTTCTCCCCTGCAACCAAAGCCGACGGAACTCCCGCCGCGGCTCCGCATCTCCCGCAGCCCTTGTGGTTCAAGGATTTTGCAGCAGACAAAGAAGCCGCCGACCCGACCTCAATGCTCACGCTTTATCACGCAGCGCTCAAGGATCGTGCCGAACTGCTGACCGCCACCGGCGACCACGTGAGCCTTGATTGGCTCGACATGGGCGATGACGTCATCGCCTACACGCGCCCGGCGGTCTACCAGGGCTCACCGACCACGTTTGCGAGCATCACGAACTTCGGTGCGGCTCCCGTAGCCTTGCCGAAGGGCCGAATTCTGCTCACTTCCGCGGAACTTGCAGCCGACGGCGGCCTGCCGCAAGACGCAAGCGCCTGGCTTTTGCTCGATAAGTAA
- a CDS encoding carbohydrate ABC transporter permease, which produces MDSSSKLIRKRSNWLLTIFLIFCSLTVLIPMYLTLSTALKDRQQSAKSLWALPTQWRWSNFSEAIVETNFWRALGNSLILTIVSVVIGVLTNAMIGYAIARNMNRKGFKIAYFYIVSAMFIPFSILMLPLVKEMSMLGLDNLYGLIPIYVIYNLPFNTMFYVGYMDTIPRSLDEAAMLDGANTWQTFWKVIFPLLGPANATVGILQTLWVWNDFMLPLVMISKQDQYTIPLTQYMFQSAFNTNYNLSFASYTLAMIPMLIVYLFAQKQIINGVAAGSVKE; this is translated from the coding sequence ATGGATAGCTCAAGCAAACTTATCAGGAAGCGCAGCAACTGGCTGTTGACCATATTCCTTATATTCTGCTCCCTGACGGTGCTGATTCCGATGTATCTGACGCTATCCACCGCTTTGAAGGATCGCCAGCAGAGCGCGAAAAGCCTATGGGCGTTGCCGACGCAATGGCGATGGAGCAATTTCTCGGAAGCCATCGTCGAGACCAATTTCTGGAGGGCTTTGGGCAACAGCCTGATTCTGACGATCGTTTCGGTGGTCATCGGTGTGCTGACGAATGCCATGATCGGATACGCCATAGCCCGCAACATGAACCGTAAAGGCTTCAAGATCGCCTATTTCTATATCGTTTCAGCGATGTTCATCCCATTTTCGATTCTGATGCTGCCGCTGGTCAAAGAGATGAGCATGCTGGGATTGGACAATCTTTACGGGTTGATACCAATCTACGTCATTTACAACCTGCCGTTCAACACCATGTTCTACGTGGGCTATATGGACACGATTCCCAGAAGTCTTGATGAAGCCGCGATGCTTGATGGCGCCAATACCTGGCAAACGTTCTGGAAGGTCATTTTCCCGTTGCTGGGACCGGCTAACGCAACCGTTGGCATTTTGCAAACATTGTGGGTATGGAATGATTTCATGCTGCCTTTGGTGATGATATCGAAGCAGGATCAGTACACTATTCCTCTCACTCAGTACATGTTCCAAAGTGCCTTTAATACCAACTATAATCTGTCATTTGCTTCATACACGCTCGCTATGATTCCGATGCTTATCGTGTATCTGTTCGCGCAAAAGCAGATTATCAACGGTGTTGCTGCAGGATCTGTAAAAGAGTGA